The Triticum aestivum cultivar Chinese Spring chromosome 7B, IWGSC CS RefSeq v2.1, whole genome shotgun sequence genome window below encodes:
- the LOC123158434 gene encoding 1-aminocyclopropane-1-carboxylate oxidase 1 produces the protein MDMEIPVIDLQGLTGDAPQRSQAMARLHEACKDWGFFWVDSHGVDAALMEEVKRFVYAHYDEHLKHRFYASDLAKDLQLPAEESKIVSGEVDWETAYFIRHRPANNVADFPEIPPATREMLDVYISQMVSLAERLAECMSLNLGLDGGLVRDTFAPPFVGTKVAMYPACPRPDLVWGLRAHTDAGGIILLLQDDVVGGLEFFRGDREWVPVGPTKGSRIFVNIGDQLEVMSGGAYRSVLHRVAAVAEGRRLSVATFYNPGADAVVAPATAAREPAAQLYPGPYRFGDYLDYYQGTKFADKAARFQAVKELFGSRIVHD, from the exons ATGGACATGGAGATCCCGGTGATCGACCTCCAGGGGCTCACCGGCGACGCCCCCCAGCGGTCGCAAGCCATGGCGCGGCTCCACGAAGCCTGCAAGGACTGGGGCTTCTTCTGG GTGGACAGCCATGGCGTCGACGCCGCGCTCATGGAGGAGGTGAAGCGCTTCGTGTATGCCCACTACGACGAGCATCTCAAGCATAGGTTCTACGCCTCCGACCTCGCCAAGGACTTGCAGCTGCCGGCGGAGGAATCCAAAATTGTCTCCGGTGAGGTGGACTGGGAGACCGCCTACTTCATCCGGCACCGTCCCGCCAACAACGTCGCCGACTTCCCGGAGATCCCGCCGGCCACACG GGAGATGCTCGACGTGTACATCAGCCAGATGGTGTCGCTCGCGGAGCGGCTGGCCGAGTGCATGAGCCTCAACCTGGGCCTGGACGGCGGCCTCGTCAGGGACACCTTCGCGCCGCCGTTCGTCGGCACCAAGGTCGCCATGTACCCGGCCTGCCCGCGGCCGGACCTAGTGTGGGGCCTCCGCGCCCACACCGACGCCGGTGGCATCATCCTGCTCCTGCAGGACGACGTCGTCGGCGGGCTGGAGTTCTTCCGGGGCGACCGGGAGTGGGTTCCCGTGGGCCCCACCAAGGGCAGCAGGATCTTCGTCAACATCGGGGACCAGCTGGAGGTGATGAGCGGCGGCGCCTACAGGAGCGTGCTGCAccgcgtcgccgccgtcgccgaggGGCGGCGGCTGTCGGTGGCGACGTTCTACAACCCCGGGGCCGACGCCGTTGTGGCGCCGGCGACCGCGGCGAGGGAGCCGGCGGCGCAGCTGTACCCCGGGCCGTACAGGTTCGGCGACTACCTGGACTACTACCAGGGCACCAAGTTTGCTGACAAGGCGGCGAGGTTTCAGGCTGTCAAGGAACTGTTCGGTTCACGGATTGTGCACGATTGA
- the LOC123162421 gene encoding aspartic proteinase nepenthesin-2: protein MAKQLAVHALLLVVLLLALSSVHAGSNSTASAGPLYGIEFPPYNTAVADAGCDGRLVAEEAELARQPPSLKLHMTHRSAAEDTAGKASFFLDSAEKDAARIGTMHGRRAALARKGSRPRRALSERVVATVGSGVAVGSGEYLVDVYVGTPPRRFRMIMDTGSDLNWLQCAPCLDCFHQTGPVFDPAASASYRNVTCGDARCGLVSPPPESPAAPPGRTCRKPRSDPCPYYYWYGDQSNTTGDLALEAFTVNLTGAAGTTRRVDGVAFGCGHRNRGLFHGAAGLLGLGRGPLSFASQLRGVYGGHAFSYCLVDHGSAAGSKIIFGHDDALLAHPRLNYTAFAPAAADAADTFYYLQLRSVLVGGEAVDIPSDALAAGGTIIDSGTTLSYFPEPAYRAIRQAFVDRMSPSYPLIAGFPVLSPCYNVSGAERVEVPELSLVFADGAAWEFPAENYFIRLEPEGVMCLAVLGTPRSGMSIIGNYQQQNFHVLYDLERNRLGFAPRRCADV from the coding sequence ATGGCGAAGCAGCTTGCCGTGCACGCTCTCCTGCTGGTGGTCTTGCTCCTCGCGCTCTCGTCCGTTCACGCTGGCAGCAACTCGACGGCCTCGGCCGGACCACTGTATGGCATCGAGTTCCCGCCGTACAACACGGCCGTCGCCGACGCCGGCTGCGACGGCAGGCTGGTGGCCGAGGAGGCGGAGCTCGCGCGCCAGCCACCCTCCCTCAAGCTCCACATGACCCACCGCTCCGCCGCCGAGGACACCGCGGGGAAAGCCTCCTTCTTCCTCGACTCGGCCGAGAAGGACGCGGCCCGCATCGGCACGATGCACGGCAGGAGGGCCGCGCTGGCCAGGAAGGGCTCGCGGCCGCGGCGGGCGCTGTCGGAGAGGGTGGTGGCCACGGTGGGGTCGGGCGTGGCGGTCGGCTCCGGGGAGTACCTGGTGGACGTGTACGTGGGCACGCCGCCGCGCCGGTTCCGCATGATCATGGACACCGGCAGCGACCTCAACTGGCTGCAGTGCGCTCCCTGCCTCGACTGCTTCCACCAGACCGGCCCCGTCTtcgaccccgccgcctccgcctcctacCGCAACGTCACCTGCGGCGACGCGCGCTGCGGCCTTGTCTCCCCGCCGCCAGAGTCTCCGGCGGCGCCGCCAGGGAGGACGTGCCGCAAGCCGCGAAGCGACCCCTGCCCGTACTACTACTGGTACGGCGACCAGTCCAACACCACGGGGGACCTGGCGCTCGAGGCCTTCACCGTCAACCTCACGGGCGCCGCCGGGACCACCCGGCGCGTGGACGGCGTGGCGTTCGGGTGCGGCCACCGCAACCGCGGCCTCTTCCACGGCGCCGCGGGGCTGCTGGGGCTGGGCCGCGGCCCGCTGTCGTTCGCGTCGCAGCTGCGCGGCGTCTACGGGGGGCACGCCTTCTCGTACTGCCTCGTCGACCACGGCAGCGCGGCCGGGAGCAAGATCATCTTCGGCCACGACGACGCGCTGCTCGCGCACCCGCGGCTCAACTACACGGCCTTCGCGCCGGCCGCGGCCGACGCGGCGGACACCTTCTACTACCTCCAGCTCAGGTCCGTCCTCGTGGGCGGGGAGGCGGTGGACATCCCGTCCGACGCGCTGGCCGCCGGCGGCACCATCATCGACTCCGGCACGACGCTGAGCTACTTCCCGGAGCCGGCGTACCGGGCGATCCGGCAGGCGTTCGTGGACCGCATGAGCCCGTCCTACCCGCTCATCGCCGGGTTCCCGGTGCTGAGCCCGTGCTACAATGTGTCCGGGGCGGAGAGGGTGGAGGTGCCGGAGCTGTCGCTGGTGTTCGCGGACGGCGCGGCGTGGGAGTTCCCGGCGGAGAACTACTTCATCCGGCTGGAGCCGGAGGGCGTGATGTGCCTGGCCGTCCTGGGCACGCCGCGCTCCGGCATGTCCATCATCGGCAACTACCAGCAGCAGAACTTCCACGTGCTCTACGACCTCGAGCGCAACCGGCTCGGCTTCGCGCCGCGCCGGTGCGCCGACGTCTAA